From Quercus robur chromosome 8, dhQueRobu3.1, whole genome shotgun sequence:
aatatgttaaatgcATCAATATGcacaagtgaaaaaaaagaaaaaaaagaagatgatatgatgatacaaataaagaaaagcaATAGAGATTGTACTAGGCACACGTGCTTAGCTAGCTCACAAAGTCTCAAGATTAGATAGCTCAGAAGATGGAGAAATTATTGGTTCTCCCGGGTGGATGGGTGACGTGATCCTCCTAAGTAATGTCAATAGAAAgcagtcacatattaaaaaaaatatgacttaGCCTTTGGGACCACATTTGCTGCAATACATAAATAAGCTCCAaccttttaaaaacaaatacacTTCACTTCTAATACTGATTTACTTAGCCTTTTAAAACCCATCATATTTTctaatcataaaaaatttcattcttttaataCTTTCTTGTCTTGGGCTTTTTACCAAACATGTAGAAGGCACTATATTATAAACTACATAAAGACAAAACATAGCAAGAAAATAATActttgaagagtgaacaagttTTTGTAACATGGTTAGTTGCAGTGATGAGATTTGGATTCTGACAACCACTTTAGTCATAGTTTACACCCACAATTTTTGTAATTGTGTCCtcaccatggttttaaaaatcggacCGAATTGGCCTGTCTAATCGGTTCAACCGAGAATCAAGTACCAGTCCAGTCTGGTAAAAAATGCCCAAAATCGTAAAAAATCGAGAACCAAAGGTAAATCTAGTTTTGCCCAcagtttggtttttaaaaccatgttcCTTTCTACTCATCCATGGGAAAAGAAGGAAACAAGCCTGAACAAGTTAGGCCCAAAAACAAagttaattcaaaatttcaaagctTGTTCATGCAAAGAAAAATTCCTTCAATGATGCAGgaagggagagagaagagagctGGGTAGTTAGGAAAATTTTGGGATTTAGAAATTTTAGTGACACAACTAAGTAAATCAGTATTAGAAGTGAAGtgcatttgtttttaaaaggCTGGAGCTCATTTACATATTGCAGCAGCAAGTGTGGTCCCAAAGgctaagtatttttttttttttttaatagtagcTGCTATTTATTGGTGAACATCACTTAGGAGGACCACATCACTCATCTACTCGGGAGGACCAAATAATTTCTCAAGGTGGGCTCAAGACTTTGTAAGAGAAATTAAATCTCAGGCTTATATTTCTAATAATACACACAACATCAAaggttttattttaacattcaatacattaaaaataatataaacaacataataaaataatatatccaacacaataaacaacaaccacaaccattaacacattaaaatactattttttgaaCACCccacattaaaaaattagtttttattttgagtttaagcAACAATGAGCTGCTATCTCTAGTAGCTATAGCAGCTCATTATAgctcaaactcaaatttttttaagtttgccTTCTTTGCTAtatgtggtgggcctttttatGTTGTTGGGCTTCGATCCCTCCTTCTGTACTGTGACTCATGAGTCTAAGGTAAGAGAGTTGAGACTGGCCTAAATGCAGCTACACTTTAGACCAAATTTGTGCACAAGTTAGGCTGTCCCAATATAGACGTGTTCTGGCAGAGGCATCACGAGCTAAGTGTATGATGTGGCCACAACAGGAACAACTGTTACAAATGTTATAGCAGAAATACAGTACGACAGGATAACTGTAACACTAAACGAAATAAATGAGACTAACACCGAGAAGGAAGGTAGCTAATAAGGTTATGGTAGAATAATACAACAAATGAAAATAACGTTACAACAAACAGTTTACTAATTGAACGGTAAACTAATCACCCAATAAGcatgaatagtaaaaagaaaacatgttTGCCATTGAAGTAGGCTTAGCCTTTCAACAGAAGCGGACTCAAGAAGGGAGTCCATCTTTAATGTTGGTAACCTCAAGGAAGGCTTCTGCTGCAGAAGTTACACACTTTGGAAAAATGGCCTAAATGGTTTAAGctttaaatttcaattcttcAGTGAGTAGGTTTGTTAAGAGGGAGAGGAAAAGATAGTCCATTGATGCATGCCTTTATTTCTACCACTTATCTCTTTGGTTTTTCTGtgtattctttctctttctctgttttttttttttttttttcctacctcACTTCCCTTcagttccccccccccctctcttcaCTATTCATAGCTACCCCTTTTTATACCATATGCTGTAGTGGGATTTGCCATTTTTACCCTTTAACTGCTTTTGGCTCCTTATGGGTGTCCTTCAAGGACTGCCCACTGGCAGCTCAGCCACTACCCGTACTCAGAGTGTGTTGGTTGCATCACTCTCTAATCCCAGACAAAATTGCTTGTCTCATTTTTACCTCTCTGCCCTTTCATTTCATTCCTCTGGATAAGGATCCAGCTCTCTCTCATCACCTACCTTTATGACATGCATCAGGTGGTCTCAACCCATACTTACCTCTTTTGGGTGagatgtcatcccagcaggacatcTCTCCCCAGAGAAGCTTAAGTGGAAACCCCAGAATAGACCTCATTTTCTCCCCACCGCCAAACCACACCCTCTAAAAACCTTAACCCGTGGCCCACCTCCcatatattggctgggtacaagtaggtggtgccCATGCCCTTTGTGCATACTCCACTCcgtttgaattttgttttctttctggCCTTCACACCATTTCTATTGCCTCcgtgtttgtttgattttgctATATGTGTTGGTTGGTGTATATCTTTTGTGGCATGAAGGGTGTGTGGGATTTTGGGCTCATATTCTCTACCTTTTACCCCCTTCTTCGACTGGGCGTTACTTGGGCAAAAGCCCTCATCTTCCTGCCAAGTccatgttttcctttttttatgtCCGTGAGCCTTTTGGCTATTGATCTTTTCACATCACTTCATTGTGTCTGCTATAACTTTACCTCTCCTTTTACTTCTTGTTACACTGTGGACTTGCAGGCTGATGTTCTCGCCGTGTTAGCCCACTTTTTCATCAATCTTTTGTTCAGGGTTTCCTAGGCCCACTTTTCATATCTTTaccttttttgggttttgttggccAACATTTTTGCTGTGCCTACCCATTTCATTACTTcattctttgggcttcctcaacccatttacttttttctttacctcttttactcccatgggctttttgcTAGATCCTTTAGGTTTCTTTGGCCCAATTACCacatctttacctcttattacTTTTCAGTCTTATTGGTCTTTAAGCCAACCCATTGAGTTTACTTATTCATTTTctgggcttccctggcccatTTACCTCTtctttacatctttttattctCATGGGCTTACTACTTCATTCTTTGAGCTTTCTTGGcccatttacttcttctttacctcttttatttttgtgggcTTGCTAGCCATCAATCTTGCCATTTCAGCATGCTGGGCTTGTTTTCTCATTCCTCACCGTTTTTCCCTTCTCACCTTCTTTATATTGTTGTGCTTCTTCTTTTGTTGAGCCCTTTgtcaaaaatgggcatcaacactATAGAATACATTTTTATGGTATTGATTGCTAAGCCTTATTGAGGATGCTCTAAAGGGCATAAAGAAGAAGTCAAAAGCAGCTTCAAGAAgctggaaaaaaagaaaggagaaaatgagctgaaagaagaggaagaagaagttgGGAACAAGAAACGGATCTAAGGAAATATGAGTATTcaccacaaaaaattaatttttctatagtggcgttttctataggagaagaagaaaatgggaGGTGGTGACGTggctcactcttttttttttttttttttttatttatttatttattttttcaaattctttgcTGGCTTATAATTGTTTTCCCGCCGGTATATATCCCAGCACTATGCGGCTTAAGggtataaatttgttttaaaaaggAACCGTGTAAGCAGTGAAATATTCCGAGTTTTACTAGGAAAGCATACTAACCGAGTTTTACAAGGAAATCATATTAACCGActataaactcttttttttttttttttgaagccgaCTATAAACTCATATAAAAGTAAACATATTAACTTAAATTTACTATGTTACTACTACTGCTTTGCTTTTTGAAACGCTCGTTGTCAAGACCATGGCGATCTCTTACTCTCACACGGAGAGTAACATAATGGCTCTGATGGATTTTTATGATGACTATGGTGATCTTCCTGGGATTAGGTTTCGACCAAACTATGTTGAGATAGTAGAGCATTATCTCTACAACAAGGTTTATGGCAAGCCCTTGAGTGCAGACGTTTTGATTGAGTGTGATATCTACGAAGAATTTTGGAAGAAACACTTTGAGAACACGGATGAGACTAGTCTTTACTTCTTCACAAAATTGAAGAGGGTTGGCAATGGTTCAAGAATACAAAGGAACACAACCTACGGCACATGGAAGTCTAATAACGAGAAGCCCATATATCGAGATCAAGCTAAGAAGGATCAAATTGGTTCTGTGAGAAGTCTTACCTTGGTGACCAAGAAAGGGTCCAAATCCGTTGGTCGGTGGGTTATGCATGAGTTTAAACTCAAAGGGCGCTTATACAATAAAGAGGTAACTATCTTAgaacattttgaaaaaaagaaagtttctTTGTTGCATTCTTGCtatctttaatttcaagattctATCTTTGAAGGATATTTTATGgtctattgatttttttagagGAGTTACGGTCTATTggtaaatttatgtaatttcttAGTTTTGGTAATTTCatgtaatttttagatttttagattttgttaatTAGAATTGAGGTTTTCTAAGAATTTTCCTAGTCAcattaggtttttatttatttatttgtaattatggtggattttagaaaattttcatgGATTCGAAGAAATCTCGTGGATTTAAAGTTATTTATCAGAAgcaaacatgttttgtttcttattttctagaaGTAGACATGTTTAATTTCTCATTGCTTCTGCATCCCATCATATTTTGTAGCCATTAGATCAAGGTAAGGccaaggctctgataccaactgatgTAGAAACTACTatttatagaaaatagaaataaaaaacaaagcacGTTAGTTTATGAAAAATGAGGGTCTTTGAATCCTAGGGAGACAaggaaaatgccaaaaaaaccctaattctaggGCGGCTaagaaaacacacaaaaatctaATTTGACTAAACAACGTTAAAGACGAAATAAAAACTTTAatccaaaaaatatgaaattacaaaaaattacaaataaatttaaaaaaaaaaaaagtaaattacataAACTAATTTGGAGCTGTCTTACATCAATTGGGTTGTGATTTTTAGATTGATTGGTTGGTTAAAATTATTGGGTTGTAGTTTTTATTATATGGGTTATTAATATCTTTATGAAATTTGCATTGATGTataatctttaattattttggtttaattcatTCTTCTTCAACATTGTCAAACCTGTGTCATTTATTTGCAttattctaatttcaaattgtCATTTCTCCCCCGATTCCATCTTTTTATCATGCCACATATAATAGTTTTCGGTCTATTGGTTGAATAGAttattgggtttttcttttcattaattatCTCGGATATGAATATCTTCTGCCTTGGTGTTTACATTATAAGGATTGTGCTTTGTTGCGTTTGTTTGCTTTTAAGTAAATGCATAGAATCCATAAATACATTGTTGGCTCGCTTTCCTATTTGTTTTTGATGGTATGAGAGCTTAGATGTTATGTTCCGAATCTCTCTCGTGTATTTACTGATTGATTGACACGTATGATCTGTATTTTTATCTAGTGtcttaaaaaattgtttcttaGTTATTGCTATATAAATGTGTTcagtttattgttttttattttcctttgtaGCCTTATTGATTTGATCGATAAACTAACATATTTTTCCTTGCAGTACGAGGATTATGTCATTTGTAGGATCGAAAGACTCAAGCAACAAGAAGACAACAACTTGAATGAGGACACTCAAAACATCGAGCAGTTTGTCAAGTCATTTGAGCAACACAAAGATGGCGTGACTAATACTGAGATTGAGACTGAGACTCAGCTTGGACGACATCAACAGGATAGACTTGAGCAAAAAGAAGACAGCTTCATAAATGAGCAATCTTTCGAAACAACTGAGCAACTACAAGATTGCATGACTGAGATTGAGACAGAGCTTGACCCTAATGTTGTCCTCACTGTCGAAGACTTGGAGGCTCTCCTAGGCTGGGATAGACTTGAGCAAAAAGAAGACGGCCTCAAAAATGAGGGCATTCAAAACATAGAGCAATCTTTCGAAACAACTGCGCAACTACAAGATGGCATGACTGAGATTGAGACTGAGCTTGACCCTAATGTCGTCCTCACTGTCGAAGAATTGGAGGCTCTCCTATCAGAACCATAAGAAGGTACATCATTCCCATTAAGTTGGGATAGACTTGAGCAAAAAGAAGACAGCCTCAAAAATGAGGGCATTCAAAACATAGAGCAATCTTTCGAAACAAATGAGCAACTACAAGATGGCATGACTGAGATGGAGACTGATCAGGTTGACACTAATGCCGTCCTCACTGTGGAAGAATTGGAGGCTCTCCTATCAGAACCATCAGAAGATACATCATTCCCAGTGGGTTGGGATTGGGCATTGGACACATCATCCTCAACCTTCATGCAGCCAATGCCTTACCAAACATACTTAACTGATACGACTACTATCTGCATCTAGAATGACACCTCCACTACCACTGTTAAGGCTGATGTTCCTCTTTACAACACTAATTACGTACATTTTGGTTAACAGCTTTTCAAAGTATATGATGTACATTGGTTGGTTTTCCAAGTATATGAGAAAATAAGACCTATTCCTCTGCATATGATCTATTGTTGCAAAAGATttctagtttattttttgtgaatgCTAAATTGTTCTGTGTTGCTGTCTCACTTGCTTAAACCTGAAGCTGTAATTGACAGAATCAGTTTGTAAGTTGGATTCATTGATAATAGTTTGTGCAGAAGGTTTTATGGCATGTTGACCTATATTTCTATTTGgggaaatgttaacaaatgACTTAAGAGCATTGGTTTagtaattatttttagaaatattttattggaaaatgataaaacaattaatttttctaacacctttttatattttccataaaagtgatgttaaaactttcctaattaatatggtttattaacaattatcctAAGAACATTTGTTAATAtaatccttttatttatttctcaacTAAAGGGTGTCATATGGGTCCATTGAATTCAGTATCATTAATTTCTTGCTTCGTTTGTCACTATCATCAATCTATTTATGCTTGTGTTCGTATGAATTCAGTATCAATTTCTTGCTTCTTTTGTCACTATCATCTATTCATACTTATGTTCGTATGGATATACTTCTTTTGctttaaattcatatttcatgTAATTGAGTGTGCATGGGGTTGGATTCACGTCCACGGCCACGTTTTGCTTCTTTGCgcgttttcagtttttttttttttggacgcGCGTCTGGCACTGTTCATTgtccatgaacagtgattttaggcttatgaacaataaaaaacagagtgaacagtaatttttcacACAGTAATTTGTCACTATCATCTATTCATACTTATGTTCGTATGGATATACTTCTTTTGctttaaattcatatttcatgTAATTgagtgtgggtttggattcacTTCCACGGCCATGTTTTGCTTCTTGGCgcgttttcaacttttttttttttttttggacgcGCGTCTAGCATTGTTCATTgtccatgaacagtgattttaggcttatgaacaataaaaaacagagtgaacagtaatttttcatacatttaaaaattattttgctacagtattttcagttttcaacaaaataagttgtttccaaacGGACCTTGAATTTTAGTGTCACTAATTTTTatcttgaattatttttttgtccatttATCGTACCTTGTATTTTTTGTAAGATTTATCCTATGCAATTTTTTAGTTGCTATTTTTATCTTACACATTGAAACTTAGCTGCTGTTTGATAATCTATCAATTGAAATAGCTAAGAGCAATCGCATCAGTTCgtacaaaaatttatatctattttagtataagaacttACTTtgtctattttacatacttacttttcaaaacatcccacattagattatctattttacgcTACATTTccttaaaatatcatttttcatgattttttaaaattgatattttttcacacacaataaccactatccagttttttttttttttttttattttttttttttttatttttttatctcaaGATacgtaaagaaagaataagaaattaaatacaaaatgaatagtgtcagtgtaaatttacacggttactataataaacttgtaaatttatacaattatacACAGACAGATGCAGTGGCGGCGCCACGTGAAGTttagggtgttcccaggaataCCCTGacctgaaatatatatatatatatatatatatatatatagtaattaaaattttttatatttgatctGTATTAGGAACACTCTCAAtcacaaaattaggaacaccctcaaattaaaaataaaataaaaaattatttgttttactttcaataaaaataaaaataaaaatttaatagaacCAAGCCCATGGCAAGCCCAATAGATTACAGAGGTACCAACCCACAGATtctcaaaaagcaaaaaaccaaaccccaatGCAGAGCAAATCCTAAATCAGAAATCACTTCTAAATCAGAATCACTAAAGGCCTAAAGCAAATCTAAAGAGTAAAGACAGAGCAACGCGCCAACACCTTAGAGGAGTTAGAGCTACGCCTCAGCTCCCTTGCAGCTCACTCGTCGTCGGAGATTGGTCTAGTCCAGAGCACGTCGTCGTTGTCAGAGATCCCTCACTCGTCGTCGCTCGCTACTCATCGGAGATCGCTCATCACTACCTCAATGGCCTCAGCCTTCAGGCCTCCCTGCTCAGCTGCTCCGGTGCtccctccctcaaggtatttctctctctttttctctctgactctctctcagtctctcagtctctctctctctctctttatctgaaTCCACAAATGAAAActatgaaatgaaattaatgaatgagagtttctctctctttatcctTTAAGAGtctaattctctctcttttgaactGTGAGTCTGTGATTGGCTATAGCCTGCCCAAATCTTTACTCTTTagctttattaatattttgctttttgccttttgtcgtctttttgaatttggctttatcttatccgttggtgttggtgttgtgTAACTTGTGTTGGTGAGATATTAACTGTCTTTTAGTGTTATGTgtaggggtgttcaccaaaccgcaAAAACCGCACCAAAACTGCTCGCAAAATGGCAcaaccgcaccgcaccgcaaGTAATAATGCACCGCACTGCATGGTGTAGTGAGGTTTgtagttttataataagaaaaccacataaaccgcaccacaccgcaccctttctatatattaatatatttatttatttttaatattaaatatattattaatagtttaataaccttagttaaaaaaaaaaaaaaagtttaataaccctagcaagtgttgactagaaaaaccaactcaaaataaagaaaaactagctcaataatttaaaacttggtccaaaaaaaggggaaaaattagttttgggttGAGTAGGAAAagtccaaaatttgaaaaatatactgaTTTCAAACCGCATCTTATACATAGTATCGCACATGTGACTGCAAAAATAAGGTGCGATGCAGTTATGGTTTTGGTTAAACTCCAAACCACATCACACCGCACCgcacatgtgaccgcaaaaataagGTGTAGTGCAGTTATAGTTTTAGCTAAACCACAATGCAAAGTGCGGTgctaaaaatgacccaaaaccaTACCGCACTGCACCGCAAACAACCCTAGTTTtgtgtattgtgatttgtgattgtgaaattttctgattggtAGTTGACTCTTGTGATTGGGGGCATCAGGCATGAGGCATTGAGGCTTGTGCTTGTCTGTTGAGTGGGGTGGGGGTAGATGGGCACATAGAGCCGAGCAGCACATTAATTAAAGCAGTGTAATGTGCAGCACATTACACTTCTTTAATTATTGTGCTGCACATTGGATGTGTGGCTGGCTCTTTGTATAATGTGCACATGGCTAggctaaacaatataacaatttttttttttttttaagaaacaacaatataataaattaaagtagtataattaatgacaaacaaattaaagcaatatagtttattgttaggctaaacaataataattaaagtagtataattaaccaatacattataaaagacaaacaaattaaattatgttaggttaaacaacaattaataattttataattaatgaaataataatataacaaattatagtttataaaaaacaaacaaatatttgaaacaactaaacaataatacatttgggaaaaatttctagagccgccattgaaaaaaattatcccTATTAAGGAACACTTtagaaaaaattcctagagccgccactgGACAGATGTAAGTcacttttaaataaaattatgtaaaatttacatattttacTATTATACACATACATACCGAAATGACTAAGGAGGTATTTAATAtagttgtttaaacaacaattttcaatatttaaatactgaaacacatatttttataacactttttaatccacacatattttcacaatatttgaACACCGATACTAAAAATTTCTAACCGCATAGCCCTAAATGGTGAGTAATTACGTAGAAGCTGaatatttacttttaaaaataataataatcatgtTCAATTTTCAATGATTTGACTCTTGATGTAAGAGAATCTGGCATTCAGTCTCACTGtcctttttgggttttgaaatcAAGGAGTGTTGGGATGAGCTTAATCAATCTCattgtcaaatattttttttttttttgctgaaactcGTTGTCAAACAAATTAACAAAGCATTTAGTGATTGATTTATGGCGGCGTAAGAGAaacttcaccatttttttttttttttaaactttttctaaTACTTAAGTCAAGCATAGGGCACAGGGACTCTGCTCttaatttaaaagtttttttttttctcttctttcttattataatttgtattattgaattttatgtAACTGTACAGGTAGATAAATAATggctaaaatgtaaattatatattttaactttgactaaaattcaattcaagTTTCTAACTTTATACTTTCGTCaatttccttctcaaaaaaaaaaaaaattgtccatttGATTGTGGGTGGTTCGAGAAGGGTGGACCCATTACCTTGAAGGCTGAGAGGGACAAGCCCATCTCTGAGACAATTTAGGGCCCCCTTTTTCGCCGTGACTCTAGCCAAAGGTAGGCCCACCTCAACCAAGAGTACAGGGAAACATCTCGGGGAGAGGAACTTCACCTCGATGAGATTCTTACAAGAACTTATATGAGCCAAGAGCTCAGGATAGTACCTTAGGAGAATCCGTGTGTCGAACATACGATTTGGCGTCAGGCGTAAGTTACCAAGAAGTCACCTCAACAGTAGGAAGTGGGCCTCTTACTTAATGCATGATTAGACACTCGCAAACAGTAACCCAAACCCATGAAACCACTCAAATCCTAAGAATTAAGGGACCCTAGACATGCATAATATTCTCTCATCATGACACGCCCACTAGGGCAAGCTTATAAAACGAAACTAAGGGGAGGGAAATGGGGGTTTTTTGGACCATAATTCAGGGGAGAAAGACACAAGAGCAGAAGTGAGAGCAATGTTTGGGGTTTGCAGGGGTCCTTCTCAGGTcttgaaaaaactaaaaaggggTTGGCAGCTTGGGATCTTTCTTGGCCGAGTCAAATCAGTCACGTTTCAATTATAGTTTAGGCTTAAACACGATCTACCATTAAAAATACCAATCCAGAGGCCTCCCATTGTAGGTTATACCCAATTTAGAACATACTAGGAGCCCAAATCTCTAAAGGCCCAAAGGTTTTTGGAGGTAGAGCCACCACATGAgttcttta
This genomic window contains:
- the LOC126696358 gene encoding NAC domain containing protein 52-like, with translation MAISYSHTESNIMALMDFYDDYGDLPGIRFRPNYVEIVEHYLYNKVYGKPLSADVLIECDIYEEFWKKHFENTDETSLYFFTKLKRVGNGSRIQRNTTYGTWKSNNEKPIYRDQAKKDQIGSVRSLTLVTKKGSKSVGRWVMHEFKLKGRLYNKEYEDYVICRIERLKQQEDNNLNEDTQNIEQFVKSFEQHKDGVTNTEIETETQLGRHQQDRLEQKEDSFINEQSFETTEQLQDCMTEIETELDPNVVLTVEDLEALLGWDRLEQKEDGLKNEGIQNIEQSFETTAQLQDGMTEIETELDPNVVLTVEELEALLSEP